Proteins from one Podospora pseudoanserina strain CBS 124.78 chromosome 1, whole genome shotgun sequence genomic window:
- the COG4 gene encoding Golgi transport complex subunit 4 (EggNog:ENOG503NYET; COG:U) has translation MSAFSNGAATTTKMSATASPNPALTGFPTLNTPKPTTNPANTNPSTVIQNATSPVEIRAALAALHTRESSLTDRLTNLLSSQADLTRSLSRLDNLRAGLGAQVIASRGISNSMLASASETASHLSSRVRTLDLEKSRVEDTLRVVEQVAELKACVAGVVGSMGAPQDWEAAAGYIARASKVPEEIVRGGFAAAVVPTVEVPDPPWVTLESARESLCNLFLREFRKAAEDGDGARVTRFFKLFPLIGRGDVGLDVYGQYVCQGVAGTARTVLKEGASTVGGQGRKDGFFFANALTRLFEHIAHIVDGHGALVEKHYGTGKMVKVIERLQMEADVQGGIILDSWSDERTVDRRLTDVRSYPFSFLVQSFVSQPNRGFGGTPRVNSPAVGGTNNGRQSEDEGVDMKEVDALLSEIAVMLGRWSLYSRFLAGKCREPESPDDAPLTMPEVLTKSNLGRKVSGKLVSPYNELTKFFFRRSVEKAFQLDEFPSGLTLRQNKAIESNPPFIISAVDDVMYIAKTVIEKSISTSQKDVVKEVIPTIQALLGTDFVGLIQRKMRDEYLPKPNVQGGFPPEDKIIAFIVLINSLDVANEYLERIVSGILGHPENPPADSQQPSSVLTATFPFASDAKEIVTRLQNLKTSFHLKSSELIKAGIEALFSEVVYARLRPVITSTFSDADYTISTEEELTELAAQSDKTLEEYLEQVPLTFELGWDALMKPISRLLTPRTYSQLMDKTAGYLAQKVLEKRVWSYAKAGRALSAYGAIRLERDVNGIIGVVSKGNYGVREVFGKVGQILMVANMEEEEWEELVAEEEEGIDGGMVWVLTEEEKLRARDIVREE, from the exons ATGTCTGCTTTCTCCAATGGCGCCGCTACGACGACCAAAATGTCTGCCACCGCGTCTCCTAATCCCGCCCTAACCGGCTTCCCAACCCTCAAcacaccaaaaccaaccaccaatcccgccaacaccaacccatccaccgTAATCCAAAATGCCACCTCCCCGGTTGAGATCCGCGCTGCCCTCGCGGCACTTCACACCCGCGAATCCTCCCTCACAGACCGTCTAACAAACTTGCTTTCCTCTCAAGCAGACCTCacccgctccctctcccgcctcgaCAACCTCCGCGCCGGGCTCGGCGCCCAGGTGATCGCCTCCCGCGGCATAAGCAACAGCATGCTCGCCTCAGCCTCAGAAACCGCCTCTCACCTCTCCAGCCGGGTCCGCACCCTCGATTTGGAGAAATCTCGGGTGGAAGACACGTTGCGCGTAGTGGAACAGGTTGCCGAGCTGAAAGCATGTGTCGCAGGCGTGGTGGGTAGCATGGGCGCCCCTCAGGACTGGGAGGCGGCAGCTGGATACATTGCGCGGGCTTCCAAGGTGCCTGAGGAGATTGTCCGAGGAGGCTTCGCAGCTGCAGTGGTGCCGACTGTCGAGGTGCCTGACCCCCCTTGGGTTACCCTCGAGTCGGCAAGGGAGAGCTTGTGTAACTTGTTCTTGAGAGAGTTCAggaaggctgccgaggatggggatggcgcAAGGGTGACAAGGTTTTTCAAGCTATTCCCCCTGATTGggaggggtgatgttgggctGGATGTGTATGGGCAGTATGTCTGTCAGGGTGTTGCGGGTACGGCCAGGACGGTGCTCAAGGAAGGCGCTTCTACGGTTGGTGGGCAAGGAAGAAAGGATGGCTTCTTTTTTGCCAATGCCCTCACAAGGTTGTTCGAACACATTGCCCATATTGTGGATGGGCATGGGGCCCTGGTGGAAAAACATTACGGAACCGGGAAGATGGTCAAGGTTATCGAAAGGCTCCAGATGGAGGCAGATGTGCAGGGAGGCATCATCCTGGATTCTTGGAGCGATGAAAGGACCGTGGATAGGAGGTTGACTGATGTCAGAAGTTATCCCTTTTCGTTCCTCGTTCAGAGCTTCGTTTCTCAACCAAATAGAGGCTTCGGAGGAACACCACGAGTAAACTCGCCTGCTGTTGGCGGCACCAATAACGGACGCCagagcgaggatgagggggtggacaTGAAGGAAGTAGACGCCTTGCTGAGCGAGATCGCCGTAATGCTTGGAAGGTGGTCTCTGTATTCTCGTTTCCTCGCTGGAAAGTGCAGG GAACCGGAGTCACCGGACGATGCGCCACTCACTATGCCCGAGGTCCTCACCAAGTCTAACCTGGGTCGAAAGGTCTCTGGGAAGCTAGTATCACCCTACAATGAGCTCACCAAATTCTTTTTTCGGCGGTCTGTCGAAAAGGCCTTTCAACTGGACGAGTTCCCTAGCGGACTTACGCTTAGACAAAACAAGGCGATCGAAAGCAACCCACCGTTCATCATCTCCGCTGTTGACGACGTGATGTACATCGCCAAAACCGTCATCGAAAAgtccatctccacctcccagaAAGATGTCGTCAAGGAGGTCATCCCCACGATCCAAGCTCTTCTCGGTACCGACTTTGTCGGCCTGATCCAGCGCAAGATGCGGGATGAATACCTGCCCAAACCCAACGTCCAAGGCGGTTTCCCCCCAGAAGACAAGATCATCGCCTTCATCGTCTTAATCAACAGTCTCGACGTGGCAAACGAGTACTTGGAACGGATCGTATCCGGGATACTGGGACATCCAGAAAACCCACCCGCAGACTCCCAGCAGCCGTCATCAGTACTAACCGCCACCTTCCCCTTTGCCAGCGACGCCAAGGAAATCGTCACCCGCCTCCAGAACCTCAAAACCTCGTTCCACCTCAAATCCAGCGAGCTCATCAAGGCGGGCATCGAAGCCCTGTTTAGCGAGGTAGTTTATGCTCGTCTCCGGCCTGTcatcacctccaccttcaGCGACGCAGATtacaccatctccaccgaGGAAGAACTTACCGAGCTCGCCGCGCAGTCAGATAAGACACTGGAGGAATACCTCGAACAGGTTCCGCTGACATTTGAGCTCGGATGGGATGCGCTGATGAAGCCCATCTCACGTTTGTTGACACCAAGGACGTACAGCCAGCTCATGGACAAGACTGCTGGGTATTTGGCGCAAAaggtgctggagaagagggtgtggAGTTATGCCAAGGCTGGTAGGGCGCTGAGCGCGTATGGTGCCATCAGACTGGAAAGGGACGTCAACGGTATCATTGGCGTGGTGTCCAAGGGTAATTACGGAGTGAGAGAGGTGTTTGGCAAGGTTGggcagatcttgatggtggcgaacatggaggaggaggagtgggaggagttggttgctgaggaggaggaggggatagatggggggatggtgtGGGTTTtgactgaggaggagaagttgagggCGAGAGATattgtgagggaggagtga
- a CDS encoding hypothetical protein (COG:Q; EggNog:ENOG503NZJJ): MSTTENPVWLITGASSGFGFALAKEALSRSHTVIATSRSTSSEGMISLSSWGAITLPFDVTASEEVLSGVIAEAASLVPEGRITHVVNCAGYILEGAVEETTQEEVRKVFETNVLGSVNIARAVVGKLRETGGVLVQMGSLGSWMGGGGTKWAVSGLTEGLADELKPFGIRVCCVEPGYTRTSFLAEGGGHRVKAKNVMERYDGLGFREGLNAYDGQQPGDVDRCAVAMVDVLTSTGMADGKEIPVRLVLGSDCLKVVRDKCESTLKLVDEWETVTKFADGQK, from the exons ATGTCAACCACCGAAAACCCCGTCTGGCTCATCACCGGCGCCTCCtccggcttcggcttcgccCTCGCAAAAGAAGCCCTCTCCCGCTCACACACCGTCATCGCAACCTCCcgctcgacctcctccgAGGGAAtgatctctctctcctcttggGGAGCCATCACCCTGCCGTTCGACGTGACAGCCTCGGAGGAGGTTCTCTCGGGTGTCATCGCCGAGGCGGCGAGTTTGGTCCCAGAAGGGAGAATCACTCATGTAGTCAACTGCGCTGGTTACATACTTGAAGGAGCCGTTGAGGAGACCACGCAAGAGGAAGTGAGAAAGGTTTTCGAGACGAACGTGCTGGGGAGTGTGAACATTGCCAGGGCTGTGGTGGGGAAGctgagggagacggggggggtgttggtgcagatggggagtttggggagttggatggggggtggggg CACTAAATGGGCGGTTTCGGGGTtgacggaggggttggcggatGAGCTGAAACCGTTTGGGATTCGGGTTTGCTGTGTCGAGCCTGGGTATACGAGGACTTCGTTTTtggcggagggaggagggcatAGGGTTAAGGCGAAGAATGTGATGGAGAGGtatgatgggttggggtttagggaggggttgaatgCGTATGATGGGCAGCAGCCGGGGGATGTGGACAGATGTGCGGTTGCTATGGTTGATGTGTTGACTAGCACGGGGATGGCTGACGGCAAAGAGATTCCGGTGAGGCTGGTGTTGGGTTCGGATTGCTTGAAGGTTGTGAGAGACAAGTGTGAGAGTACGCTGAAGCTGGTGGACGAGTGGGAGACTGTTACCAAGTTTGCGGATGGGCAGAAGTGA
- a CDS encoding hypothetical protein (EggNog:ENOG503NXGD; COG:U), with product MKQENTPQDNLLASPSLLRKIDQLRERNIGQHVPLPQLVVVGDQSSGKSSLLESLTGIPFPRDVELCTRYATQITQRRDHSTHVNITIIPGPNSSDEHKSHVEAYHGSALSGEDLRAKFPAILQEVNARMGIRMSSSAKGGTVFSEDILKIEICGPKEDYLTVIDVPGIFRNPTEGVTTKQDILLVRNMVTNYIQDNRTIILAVLPCNIDIANQEILTLAEEYDKKGERTLGILTKPDLVPEASGKDTICSIVENKRKQLTLGYYVVRSRGADQDDSGYESREQMFNEDPWRRLDRGRVGVRALKTKLGELLGEMAKREFPKLRRDIGEMLSRAEKERDGLGPARGTDTEQRIFLSHIADKFQELTKASLEARYHHDPAFEASFHLKLATLMAFLAEDFSREFEAKAAFRYFENEDSDTDDYDDDYDEVVDEDVLPMNPNQTSPAANAKRILRAATRDLDPEEFPELDGIISDSYEVRDPEYGIMDWITNLYVRSRGMELGHYTNAVQASAWREQSSKWPIISRAFTSRAIMIVQRFITDTLSIVCPDSTLRDTLWSCIQEEVLERYKKATGFLEYLLSVEREFNPYTLNKHFNRTRQEAHADRAASHILATLQEAEQAGGDNATVTIGQVRSSTRDKSNIQDVAEQLHDGLSSYYDVARKRFVDNVWTQVVQSHLLFGSNTPLRVFTQDWVIGLGAEQLDAIAGESSSVKEQRANLARKIKDLKEAKKILSF from the exons ATGAAACAGGAAAACACTCCCCAAGACAACCTGCTTGCTAGTCCGAGCCTCCTTCGCAAAATCGACCAGCTCCGCGAGAGGAATATCGGCCAGCATGTCCCTCTGCCCCAG CTCGTTGTTGTGGGTGACCAGAGCTCTGGCAAATCATCTCTTCTGGAGAGTTTGACTGGAATTCCGTTCCCGCGTGATGTTGAACTCTGCACGCGTTACGCCACTCAAATCACCCAACGCCGCGATCATTCAACTCATGTCAACATCACTATAATTCCTGGTCCGAATTCATCCGATGAACACAAAAGCCATGTCGAGGCGTACCATGGCAGTGCCCTGTCTGGTGAGGATTTGCGCGCCAAATTTCCGGCAATTTTGCAAGAG GTCAACGCCAGAATGGGCATTCGAATGAGCTCATCTGCCAAAGGCGGAACCGTCTTTAGTGAGGACATCCTCAAGATCGAGATCTGCGGTCCCAAGGAAGACTATTTGACCGTCATTGACGTTCCCGGTATCTTTCGTAACCCAACTGAGGGCGTCACTACCAAACAGGACATCTTGTTGGTTCGGAATATGGTCACCAACTACATTCAAGATAACCGGACCATCATCCTGGCTGTCTTGCCTTGCAACATCGATATCGCTAACCAGGAGATTCTGACTCTCGCGGAGGAGTACGACAAGAAGGGCGAACGGACCCTCGGTATTCTTACAAAGCCAGATTTGGTACCCGAGGCCAGCGGCAAAGATACGATTTGCAGCATCGTCGAGAACAAAAGGAAGCAGCTGACTTTGGGCTATTATGTCGTGAGGAGTCGTGGCGCAGATCAAGACGACTCTGGCTATGAGTCCCGCGAACAAATGTTCAACGAAGACCCCTGGCGTCGCCTTGACAGGGGGAGAGTTGGTGTTCGCGCACTCAAGACAAAACTGGGTGAACTGCTGGGCGAGATGGCGAAGCGTGAATTTCCCAAGTTGAGGAGGGATATCGGCGAGATGCTCAGTCGCGCGGAAAAGGAGAGAGATGGACTCGGTCCCGCTCGTGGCACTGATACCGAACAGCGGATATTCTTGAGCCACATCGCAGACAAGTTCCAGGAGCTGACAAAGGCGAGCCTGGAGGCTCGCTATCATCATGACCCGGCATTTGAGGCGTCCTTCCATCTCAAACTCGCCACCCTCATGGCTTTCCTTGCCGAAGATTTCAGTCGCGAGTTTGAAGCAAAGGCTGCATTCCGATACTTTGAGAACGAAGACTCCGACACCGACGACTATGACGATGACTACGACGAAGtcgttgatgaggatgttctGCCCATGAATCCCAACCAGACATCGCCTGCCGCGAATGCAAAGAGGATTCTGAGGGCCGCAACTCGTGATCTTGACCCGGAGGAGTTTCCCGAGCTCGACGGCATCATCAGTGACAGTTACGAAGTTCGGGATCCAGAATATGGTATCATGGACTGGATAACAAATCTTTATGTACGATCACGCGGCATGGAGCTTGGTCATTACACCAACGCGGTGCAGGCAAGTGCATGGAGAGAGCAATCCAGTAAATGGCCCATCATAAGTCGCGCCTTTACCAGCCGCGCGATCATGATCGTCCAGCGCTTCATCACAGACACGCTCAGCATCGTGTGCCCCGATAGCACGCTTCGGGATACCTTGTGGTCATGCATCCAAGAGGAGGTGCTCGAGCGATACAAGAAAGCGACTGGTTTTCTCGAGTACCTCCTCTCCGTTGAGCGTGAGTTCAATCCTTACACGCTCAACAAGCACTTCAACAGGACCCGTCAAGAGGCTCACGCGGACAGAGCAGCTTCGCACATTCTCGCGACACTGCAGGAGGCAGAACAAGCGGGCGGAGACAACGCCACCGTCACCATCGGCCAAGTTCGCAGCTCGACTAGAGACAAATCCAACATACAAGATGTGGCCGAGCAGCTCCACGACGGCCTAAGCTCGTACTACGACGTTGCTCGGAAACGGTTTGTCGACAACGTCTGGACTCAGGTTGTTCAGTCCCACCTGCTTTTTGGCTCCAACACTCCGCTCAGGGTCTTCACCCAGGATTGGGTGATTGGGCTTGGTGCCGAGCAACTCGATGCGATTGCTGGGGAGTCGTCGAGTGTCAAGGAGCAGCGGGCTAACTTGGCTCGCAAGATCAAGGACTTGAAAGAAGCGAAGAAGATTTTGTCGTTCTGA
- a CDS encoding hypothetical protein (COG:S; EggNog:ENOG503P92J), which translates to MSSLNPLKTPDDHLRRCWRQQSCSPCLSENACSWCPFTQSCTPNTHPLPLLAPISQPDICPHWSERWEVRTQPLGCNISAITALSILLSILSTILLGLLVWTTTVAYRRLRRAQWDWTRASIPFNQPQFWTKWHSTSGRSRWASSAAPSSSSSPEEEQQPLLNSQ; encoded by the exons ATGTCAtccctcaaccctctcaaAACCCCCGAcgaccacctccgccgctgCTGGCGCCAACAATCCTGCTCACCCTGCCTCTCAGAGAACGCCTGCTCCTGGTGTCCCTTC ACCCAATCCtgcacccccaacacccaccccctccccctcctggcccccatctcccaaccTGACATCTGCCCCCACTGGTCCGAACGCTGGGAGGTCCGCACCCAGCCCCTCGGCTGCAACATCTcagccatcaccgccctctccatcctcctctccatcctctccaccatcctcctcggcctcctaGTCTGgaccaccaccgtcgcctaccgccgcctccgccgaGCCCAATGGGACTGGACCCGCGCCTCCATCCCCTTCAACCAACCGCAGTTCTGGACAAAATGGCACAGCACCAGTGGCCGATCACGTTGGgcctcatcagcagcaccatcatcatcatcatcaccagaagaagaacaacaaccgcTGCTAAACTCCCAGTAG
- a CDS encoding hypothetical protein (EggNog:ENOG503Q4GD; COG:F), giving the protein MSATPKPAAPGNFTILYFATATSFTGKNVESLPAPLSLRKLGDVLEERYKGIREGVLGHSLVTINLAYVDVPEEGEDDVIIQEGDEVAIIPPVSSG; this is encoded by the coding sequence ATGTCTGCTACCCCCAAGCCCGCCGCCCCGGGGAACTTCACCATCCTCTACTTTGCCACCGCAACCTCCTTCACGGGCAAGAACGTCGAGTCGCTTCCCGCGCCGCTCTCGCTCAGGAAACTGGGTGAcgtgttggaggagaggtacAAGGGTATCAgagagggggttttggggcaTAGTCTTGTGACGATTAACCTGGCGTATGTGGATGTGCctgaggaaggggaggatgatgtgaTTATtcaggagggggatgaggtggcGATTATTCCGCCTGTTAGCTCTGGCTAG
- a CDS encoding hypothetical protein (COG:S; EggNog:ENOG503P604): MVTNPGKPKVRVPWGLRSRTVGLSKSGQPLLQFLNGQPISQTSQESTARRLPDSPPTPRRGNERDSLMLPAPLSSPQRGSDVEEPPHDPGAITSSPVGQFALDSPIPSPPKPPENSYQANARRSKTARKATESIDSSDDDGNDRIKRGHIRPTTFRTLAQDASAAVLVFSDSKIVIPNSGAAPKPKDDVRTVGETTEKPIFDQPNPRKNQRTYGGRKHGDGGSGVFKKRDRTSTSQRESKRHKSSQDDENHDSNHSGDENKALPEALPAPGSSPGPPTISTPHHLGSSPSKPRGSLPNRISTLDETPESATQLPVHGIPDLLDSPLRADIDWTTTPTAATNRGRTRENDNNHLSRSSPVTYQFSQPGSPLSDAPSSPIELTPILKPSVCPLCKGEVDRDLLAKYEKTNPNRTVQSMHIFCTGHRKDTAREAWELNGYPDIDWRKLNHRIEKLYPFIRSILKGKQESHYAARFRESIKGGKNKTLRTSNENLTPGYYGIRGLRQMSENLIHEFSSVLRKRALEDGLIGARGYTAYLQAVLVPELATRLVMDDMKVGEEEAREILEGSSWVGDMLNDEVADVVFESDSEESD, translated from the coding sequence ATGGTTACCAATCCTGGGAAGCCGAAGGTCAGGGTTCCCTGGGGTCTTAGGAGCCGCACAGTTGGCTTGTCAAAAAGTGGCCAGCCGCTTCTCCAATTTTTGAACGGTCAGCCTATATCTCAAACTTCGCAGGAATCTACAGCCAGACGCTTGCCGGATAGCCCACCGACACCACGCCGAGGTAACGAAAGGGATTCCTTGATGCTCCCGGCTCCTCTCTCATCCCCCCAAAGGGGCTCTGATGTCGAAGAACCCCCTCATGATCCAGGAGCAATCACTAGTTCTCCAGTAGGCCAGTTTGCTCTAGACTCGCCAATACCAAGTCCCCCGAAGCCCCCAGAGAACTCCTACCAAGCAAACGCTCGGCGAAGTAAAACTGCTAGGAAGGCAACGGAGTCCATAGATAGCTCTGACGACGATGGCAACGACAGGATAAAGAGAGGCCATATTCGTCCCACCACCTTCCGAACGCTCGCTCAGGACGCCTCGGCAGCTGTTTTGGTATTCAGTGACTCTAAGATAGTCATCCCGAACTCAGGAGCAGCACCTAAGCCCAAAGACGATGTCAGAACAGTAGGAGAGACTACCGAGAAGCCAATATTTGACCAACCTAACCCCAGAAAGAACCAGAGGACATATGGCGGAAGGAAACACGGCGACGGTGGATCAGGGGTATTTAAGAAGCGAGACCGCACCTCGACGTCTCAACGTGAGTCTAAGAGGCACAAGAGTTCCCAAGATGACGAAAATCACGACTCCAATCACTCAGGTGATGAGAACAAAGCCTTGCCTGAGGCTCTTCCAGCCCCTGGCTCCAGCCCAGGACCCCCTACGATTTCTACTCCACATCACCTGGGCAGTTCTCCTTCGAAACCACGAGGCAGCCTCCCCAACAGAATATCAACGCTAGACGAAACACCGGAATCAGCTACACAACTCCCAGTACATGGAATACCGGATCTCCTCGACAGCCCACTCAGAGCAGACATCGACTGgaccacaaccccaacagcagccacaaaCAGAGGCAGGACACGGGAAAatgacaacaaccacctcagcCGATCCTCACCAGTCACATACCAGTTTTCCCAGCCAGGATCCCCGCTATCGGAtgccccttcctcgccaatAGAACTCACTCCCATCCTCAAACCGTCCGTCTGCCCCCTTTGCAAAGGAGAAGTCGACCGCGACCTCCTTGCCAAATACGAAAAGACCAACCCAAATCGCACCGTCCAGTCCATGCACATATTCTGCACCGGACACAGGAAAGACACCGCGAGAGAAGCCTGGGAGTTGAATGGCTATCCAGACATTGACTGGCGGAAGCTCAACCACCGGATTGAGAAGCTCTATCCTTTTATTCGGTCTATCCTGAAGGGGAAGCAGGAGTCGCACTACGCTGCGCGGTTTCGGGAAAGTATCAAGGGAGGAAAAAACAAGACGTTGCGGACGTCGAATGAGAACTTGACGCCGGGGTATTATGGGATCAGGGGGCTACGGCAGATGTCGGAGAATTTGATTCACGAGTTTTCTtcggtgttgaggaagagggcgttggaggaTGGCTTGATTGGTGCGAGAGGGTATACGGCCTATCTGCAGGCTGTGTTGGTGCCGGAGTTGgcgacgaggttggtgatggatgatatgaaggttggagaggaggaggcgagggagatatTGGAGGGGAGCAGCTGGGTGGGGGACATGTTGAATGATGAGGTTGCTGATGTGGTTTTTGAGAGTGATTCGGAGGAGAGTGATTAG
- a CDS encoding hypothetical protein (COG:Z; EggNog:ENOG503NW6M): MASSRKYAALPDLDSAPDIYETPELTDDTSTIPPTTVRSASDNEYDDDDDAAAISRSRLRIDQARSKFMPAAVDPSGVDFSDRVNGKRKSYKASSRRHRVLDDGTEELGDLSDEDDAGSLARKIARLRREIEEAKEECGKQKAAADETTDETGVQEQEIESLSKTLDEMARLGEPLAPRPVATPTPRITSAGEQPAGEIKGTASYTITYAPDYEQTHALAKAADFDRRLVFLEKALGVGSAAMPEFDSNGLPRAIIPLVENLHKQISTLSEASTPTLDAISRRVRTLTQEAENLEKARRNAKQAQEALASAGAAPSGEGATPEDSEQIAKVNALYSMIPTIENLSPLLPPLLDRLRSLRMIHADAATASDTLAQLEQKQAEMATDIQQWREGLEKLEVIINDASALREKNMGVISEWVKDLEGKMSKLS, encoded by the exons ATGGCTTCCAGCAGGAAATATGCGGCACTTCCAGACTTG GATTCCGCACCCGATATTTACGAAACCCCCGAGCTTACTGATGATACTTCTACCATTCCC CCCACAACCGTGCGATCAGCCTCTGACAATGAgtatgacgatgacgacgatgccgccgccatctctCGATCCAGACTCCGGATAGACCAAGCTCGGTCAAAGTTCATGCCGGCTGCCGTGGATCCCTCAGGAGTTGACTTTTCAGACCGTGTCAATGGCAAGCGAAAGTCATACAAGGCGTCCAGCAGACGACACCGCGTGTTGGATGATGGAACCGAAGAGCTGGGCGACTTgagcgacgaggacgatgctGGAAGTTTGGCGCGCAAGATTGCGCGTTTGAGGCGCGAAATtgaggaggcaaaggaggagtGCGGCAAACAGAAGGCAGCAGCGGACGAAACTACGGACGAGACTGGTGTTCAAGAGCAGGAGATTGAGTCTCTGAGCAAAACTCTGGATGAGATGGCTAGACTTGGCGAGCCGCTGGCTCCTCGACCGGTTGCTACACCGACCCCCCGGATCACCAGTGCTGGCGAGCAGCCAGCAGGAGAAATCAAGGGTACTGCGAGCTATACTATCACCTATGCCCCGGACTACGAACAAACGCATGCTTTGGCTAAAGCAGCCGACTTTGACCGCCGGCTTGTGTTCTTGGAGAAGGCATTGGGTGTTGGCTCAGCAGCCATGCCGGAATTTGACTCGAATGGTCTTCCCCGAGCTATTATTCCCCTGGTTGAGAACCTTCACAAGCAGATTTCAACATTGTCTGAAGCCTCGACACCCACTCTGGATGCCATCAGCAGGAGGGTCAGGACCTTGACACAGGAGGCGGAGAATCTGGAGAAGGCCCGTAGAAACGCCAAACAAGCTCAGGAGGCTTTGGCATCTGCGGGAGCGGCACCATCTGGCGAAGGCGCCACACCCGAAGACTCGGAGCAGATTGCGAAAGTCAATGCTCTTTACAGTATGATTCCGACCATCGAAAATTTGAGCCCTCTGCTTCCACCCCTGCTGGACCGCCTCAGGTCGTTGAGGATGATTCACGCAGATGCCGCAACGGCATCTGACACCTTGGCCCAGCTGGAGCAAaagcaggccgagatggccaCAGATATTCAGCAATGGAGGGAAGGGTTGGAAAAGTTGGAGGTTATAATCAACGATGCGAGTGccttgagggagaagaatatGGGGGTGATCTCGGAGTGGGTGAAGGACTTGGAGGGTAAAATGTCTAAATTGTCTTGA